The DNA segment TACACTGTATTAAATACATTAGGAATTCCAGTTCTACTGAATTTGTTCATTCTTTACAGAAGGGTAATGCTAGTGCCAGTTGCTACATTTCATACTTGAtttgaaaggaaataaaacaaagaaattatTATCATTCAGGGCTTTTCTTTCAATGTCCTTGCTGATTTAAAGCTGTGACACTACAAAAATTCAGAATTGCATTAAAGCAAAAGCAATTCACAATAAATGAATCCATACAGCTCCATGCAGCTCCTTCGACAGAAAGAGATGAGTGCAGAAGTGACATTAGGTAAGAAACACTTTAAAACACTACATCATCACTAATACCATACCATACTTTTTAACATCTACACACACTTGTATACTCATGACAAGGTTCAGAGAGCCTTACCAACAGGACAGTCTCACCTAGAGAGGCTGTTGATGAGGTGGTCAACATGAAATGATCAATGCATGACAAGTCATGAGGTTTCATATTGAACTGAGGTGATCAGTATAAAAAATAGTTATTCTAGTTATATgacagtataaaaaaatgtttttttGAAATAACTTACTGTAATACATGAAAATTACGTACATTAAAAATACTGCTAATAGACTTTCCTTACTAGAGCTAGTCGGCAACTTCTTggtcttctccattttccttgtcTGTCTCTGAAACCTCCATTGTCATGTCAGCATCCTCACTGTTCTCTTCTGCTGACCCAGAGTTTTTATTTGCTTCTTCAGCTTTCTTTGCTTTTGCTTTTgcttctttttgctcttttttgttTTGCTGAGACTTCTTATGAACTGAAACAatgaatagatgaagaaataaataaattttgGATTTACTGGAGGCTCTATACACACAAAAAGCAGAGCAATTTTACATATAAACTGTAcctaataaaaaaaatttgttacCTTAAAGTATCGTCATATATCATAAGTAGCATTATTCATCTGCTATATGCACCATAAATTATAGTACTTTTAATTTATGtaaatctttttatttttatttttcattctgccTATGTCACTGGTATGCATTCTTGGTGGGCCTGGTGGTTGGACTCAGCCCATTATGGTGCAGGCTAGTGTTTACagaggtgccatcttgcttgcctTACAAATATGAAGTCAATGTAATCTCACTTTAATGTTGGGTTCTCACCACAGTCTCGTCGTTTTCAGTTTCAACTTAAGGTGCGAGTTACAAACTAATGAATGTTTCTTTCCATAAAAATCAGGTATTAACCCGTACAGCGTCAGATACATACGACGTACGTATTACTTTTTAATACCATTGAGCGTCAGATATGTACGTCGTAcgtatttaatgtattattttttcccgtcactggagtgtgtcgagggtgatttctgtggtggtgccctagtagagtgatcctttgggaatactgaccacccaatatattaatttattgccataactggcaagcctggcagccattattctgggtacaatgtttgttttatttgtgtggTTGTTGGAGGTGGTTTTGGAGGTCGTGATGTGGAAATTGAAGTGGTTGGTGATTGGAAAGTGGTTTAACAGTGTTGTGGGTGAGGTATAGTGGGTATACCGACGTCCAGAACCGTCATTTTTGGTAAGGAGTGGGCCACGTATAAACTGTAATTGCGTGGGTGAACACTCTTGTGGGCGACTGTACATTGAGTTGAACTATCAAAAAGCTCAAAATGAGTTACTctctaacaatatatataagtCTGTGCTAAATGTGTCGAGAAAACGATTTACTCTGATAGGCACGTACAATCCAAGAAAGTCTACGGCAATCAACACGACCACGACCAACcgcgcggctgtatgtaaacaaatagACGACGACAGTGGCTGatgagtgaggagcagtggaaaatggccaaCCAGGAAACTCGTAacgtggactggcagagctgctttgtttacaaTTTAATCGATATAGGGCaactgctttgtttacattgtgaatACAGACAACCGACCCTGGCCATGCGTGACGCACAACCGGAAAAGCTTGAGTTGCCGATCGCCCCTAACGCCAACGCGGTTGGAGGAGAAAGGCCCACTGTGACACCAGCATGAATTTCCCACCGAAATTATCTCCAAACAAATTTCTGCCTCGAATTTATCTTCAAGTTTGGTCACACGGAGGATtgttgcattctgggatatatcagctgaaaagcaaaacaaataatGGATCCAGACATTGCAgagtttgctttgtggtgtttactgaagaagcagaaaaaaatgaagagaaagcatttgttggttcaTGAGTGGTTAGCTCAGAGACAAAgggagtgtgttacagcttgctaccattAAGTGCTACGAGAACTTAGCAGTGAGGATCCAGACACGATGAGGCAGTGGCTACGCTTGGACAAGATTCAAGTCCAAGACCTGCCCAACCtggttactccaagcttatctagcttcGTGGAACTCATTGTGATACTGGAATAAACACCCTGCTAATTGACAGGGTTGTACTTCAatgaaagtaaatgaataaatagcaAACCCATTTTAACAAATACCTCCTTGGCCTAAGAAATTTcttaatgaaaaaaattatatttctttaatttactctttttatttatcaAATAGAAGGAATGCTTTTAATGTACTTAGTGACACAATAATAAGGAGGAGCATAAATGGG comes from the Eriocheir sinensis breed Jianghai 21 chromosome 46, ASM2467909v1, whole genome shotgun sequence genome and includes:
- the LOC126980932 gene encoding DNA polymerase epsilon subunit 3-like, with product MAERPEDLNLPNAVITRIIKDMLPEGISVAKEARIHKKSQQNKKEQKEAKAKAKKAEEANKNSGSAEENSEDADMTMEVSETDKENGEDQEVAD